The Klebsiella sp. RHBSTW-00484 genome has a window encoding:
- a CDS encoding TM2 domain-containing protein, whose protein sequence is MSSMVYCRGCGKEIHETAKSCPHCGATNASSGSGEKSRIAAALLAFFLGGFGAHKFYLGKIGQGFLYLIFCWTFIPAIIAFIEFIIYLCDSDEKFARKYG, encoded by the coding sequence ATGAGTTCAATGGTTTACTGCCGAGGATGCGGCAAGGAAATACACGAAACAGCAAAGTCATGCCCACACTGCGGAGCCACAAACGCCTCTTCAGGTTCAGGTGAAAAAAGTAGAATCGCAGCCGCGCTATTAGCATTCTTCCTTGGTGGATTTGGCGCACATAAATTTTACTTAGGTAAAATAGGACAGGGATTCCTGTATCTAATTTTTTGCTGGACATTCATACCCGCGATCATCGCGTTTATTGAGTTTATTATTTATCTATGCGATTCCGATGAAAAATTCGCAAGAAAATATGGCTAA